From a single Nicotiana tomentosiformis chromosome 2, ASM39032v3, whole genome shotgun sequence genomic region:
- the LOC138906333 gene encoding uncharacterized protein, with protein MKKKLEDAKGLWAELLPEVLWAYRTMPKMSTGETPYSLVYGTDAVIPIKVREPSLRYSHESGPRNDESRRQELDEAKEQRDMAYIRMVAQKQQTERYYNKNTKIRPLKVGDYVLKAKTQASKDPREDKLGVNWDGPYKIMAAANKGSFQLETLEGKLLPNN; from the coding sequence atgaagaaaaagcttgaGGACGCCAAGGGATTATGGGCGGAGCTATTACCAGAAGTGCTTTGGGCCTATCGCACAATGCCAAAGATGAGCACAGGAGAGACACCCTACtctttagtctatgggactgatgcagtaataccgATCAAAGTCAGAGAGCCCAGTTTGCGATATTCCCATGAGAGCGGGCCGAGGAACGATGAAAGCAGAAGGCAAGAGCTTGACGAAGCCAAAGAACagagagatatggcctacataaggATGGTCGCCCAAAAACAGCAGACAGaacgctattataacaaaaataccaagatcagaccactcaaagtcggggactacgtgctcaAGGCCAAAACACAAGCAAGTAAAGACCCGCGGGAAGACAAACTAGGGGTGAATTGGGACGGCCCATACAAAATCATGGCAGCAGCAAATAAAGGGTCATTTCAACTAGAAACACTGGAAGGAAAACTACTGCCAAACAACTGA